A genomic segment from Blastococcus sp. PRF04-17 encodes:
- a CDS encoding adenylate/guanylate cyclase domain-containing protein: MSDGRGDAARMGPEPAELTALEQAIAALEGQRGILGDAVVNTALAPLVDKRDRLIAASVGEQRKLVTVLFTDLVDSTPLARRLDAEDLQQVMSRYFATVRTAVEAEGGVVEKFIGDAVMAVFGLYRAQEDDAVRAVRAARAVVTAVERLSDEVEASHGVALAVRVGIDTGEMVVTGMAEQNSREFLVVGETANRAARLQAAAPPGSVLLSEETLRHVRGVFGLRRVSGLRLKGIEGTVDAYLVVSVDREGYWPETRGVEGVITRTVGRDAEFRQLRDAFAGVVAEGGRRVVTVLGEAGVGKSRLVHDMETWLAKLPTGVWVLRGRASPATQGVANGLLRSVFAERLGIRATDDPDRVRRRWVEGWAELFAGEDCPPGAPEVVATWLGFAVGDAGLEAVGSPDPEALRRRGSALVLQLLDRLSERAPVVVLLEDLHWADSASLESLAALARAPGAVRCSSSPRRGRSSWSSDPTGGATHRCTDVSASSRCGTTTCGSSSRRSCSGPTSSPRLWWIASWPPRTATPTTSRSS, translated from the coding sequence GTGTCCGACGGCAGAGGGGACGCGGCGCGGATGGGACCGGAGCCCGCTGAGCTGACCGCGCTCGAGCAGGCGATCGCCGCGCTCGAGGGCCAGCGGGGCATCCTGGGCGACGCCGTCGTGAACACCGCCCTGGCGCCGCTGGTCGACAAGCGCGACCGGCTGATCGCCGCGTCGGTCGGCGAGCAGCGCAAGCTGGTGACGGTCCTGTTCACCGACCTGGTCGACTCCACCCCGCTGGCGCGGCGGTTGGACGCCGAGGACCTGCAGCAGGTGATGAGCCGGTACTTCGCCACCGTGCGGACCGCCGTCGAGGCCGAGGGCGGGGTGGTCGAGAAGTTCATCGGTGACGCAGTCATGGCCGTGTTCGGGCTCTACCGGGCCCAGGAGGACGACGCGGTCCGAGCGGTCCGCGCCGCGCGTGCCGTGGTGACCGCCGTCGAGCGGCTCAGCGATGAGGTGGAGGCGTCGCACGGAGTTGCCCTGGCCGTCCGGGTCGGCATCGACACCGGCGAGATGGTGGTCACCGGGATGGCCGAGCAGAACTCCCGGGAGTTCCTGGTCGTCGGGGAGACCGCCAACCGTGCCGCCCGCCTGCAGGCGGCCGCTCCGCCGGGCAGCGTCCTGCTGTCGGAGGAGACCCTGCGCCACGTGCGGGGCGTGTTCGGGCTCCGCCGCGTCTCCGGGCTCCGGCTGAAGGGGATCGAGGGCACCGTCGACGCCTACCTGGTGGTGTCGGTCGACCGGGAGGGCTACTGGCCGGAGACCCGGGGGGTGGAGGGTGTCATCACCCGCACCGTCGGGCGCGACGCCGAGTTCCGGCAGCTCCGGGACGCGTTCGCCGGGGTGGTGGCCGAGGGCGGCCGGCGGGTCGTCACGGTGCTCGGTGAGGCAGGCGTCGGGAAGTCCCGGCTGGTGCACGACATGGAGACCTGGCTGGCGAAGCTGCCGACCGGCGTCTGGGTGCTGCGCGGTCGCGCGTCCCCGGCCACCCAGGGGGTCGCGAACGGACTCCTGCGCAGCGTCTTCGCCGAGCGGCTCGGCATCCGTGCCACCGACGACCCGGACCGGGTCCGGCGCCGGTGGGTCGAGGGCTGGGCCGAGCTCTTCGCCGGTGAGGACTGCCCACCGGGTGCGCCGGAGGTGGTGGCCACCTGGCTCGGGTTCGCCGTCGGCGACGCCGGCCTGGAAGCGGTCGGCAGCCCCGACCCCGAGGCGCTCCGGCGACGCGGGAGCGCGCTGGTGCTCCAGCTGCTGGATCGGCTGAGCGAGCGGGCACCCGTCGTCGTCCTCCTGGAGGACCTGCACTGGGCCGACTCCGCGAGCCTGGAGTCCCTGGCCGCCCTGGCGAGGGCCCCGGGGGCGGTCCGCTGCTCGTCCTCGCCACGGCGCGGCCGATCCTCCTGGAGCAGCGACCCGACTGGGGGAGCGACGCACCGGTGCACGGACGTCTCCGCCTCGAGCCGTTGCGGGACGACGACGTGCGGGTCCTCGTCGCGGAGATCCTGCAGCGGGCCGACGTCGTCCCCCCGGCTCTGGTGGATCGCATCGTGGCCACCGCGGACGGCAACCCCTACTACGTCGAGGAGCTCGTGA
- a CDS encoding aminoglycoside phosphotransferase family protein produces the protein MTVQPDGAATVQYSADVSWRNGRRTREALSATTGTRIPPGAAVVEGDTGAGPVTVALWRWPLDPALPGLAWAASADGVARRLTELGLGSGPPRLRLRSYRPGRRAVIEAVTPEGTLFLKVVRPAATERLVARHALLVGAVPVPPVLAATPDGVVVLPGLHGAPMRTLLSGTAGPLPEAAELDRVLDALPAAVADLAPAGRSMPGDGLARADDHARVLGTVLGSLRPRLDDLTARLAGSDPAAYEAVAVHGDFYESQLLLDGGRVVGVLDVDTAGRGHRIDDWATLLAHVAVLEQVLPDPSRARRYAGRLEEEALRRWPASHLRPRVSAVLLGLATGPFRVQQAGWPERTAERLTLAEQWAR, from the coding sequence GTGACCGTGCAACCGGACGGGGCGGCGACGGTCCAGTACTCGGCCGACGTCAGCTGGCGGAACGGGCGCAGGACCCGGGAGGCGCTCTCCGCGACGACGGGCACGCGCATCCCACCGGGTGCCGCCGTGGTGGAGGGTGACACCGGCGCCGGGCCGGTGACCGTCGCGCTGTGGCGGTGGCCGCTGGATCCGGCGCTGCCCGGCCTCGCCTGGGCGGCGTCGGCGGACGGGGTCGCCCGACGACTGACCGAGCTCGGCCTCGGCTCCGGGCCTCCCCGGCTTCGGCTGCGCTCGTACCGTCCCGGCCGGCGCGCAGTGATCGAGGCGGTCACGCCGGAGGGCACGCTGTTCCTCAAGGTGGTGCGCCCGGCCGCGACCGAACGGCTGGTCGCCCGGCACGCCCTCCTCGTCGGGGCGGTCCCGGTGCCACCGGTGCTCGCCGCGACGCCCGACGGCGTGGTCGTGCTGCCGGGGCTGCACGGAGCGCCCATGCGCACGCTGCTGTCCGGCACGGCCGGACCGCTGCCCGAGGCCGCCGAGCTGGACCGGGTGCTCGACGCGCTGCCGGCCGCGGTCGCCGATCTGGCCCCCGCCGGCCGCTCGATGCCCGGGGACGGCCTCGCGCGCGCCGACGACCATGCCCGGGTCCTGGGGACGGTCCTCGGATCCCTGCGTCCCCGGCTCGACGACCTCACCGCGCGCCTCGCCGGCAGCGACCCCGCGGCCTACGAGGCGGTCGCCGTCCACGGCGACTTCTACGAGTCGCAGCTCCTCCTGGACGGCGGACGGGTCGTCGGCGTGCTGGACGTCGACACCGCCGGCCGCGGCCACCGGATCGACGACTGGGCGACCCTGCTCGCGCATGTCGCGGTGCTCGAGCAGGTGCTCCCCGATCCGTCCCGCGCCAGGCGTTACGCCGGCCGGCTCGAGGAGGAGGCGCTGCGCCGATGGCCCGCGTCGCACCTGCGTCCACGCGTGTCGGCCGTGCTCCTCGGTCTGGCCACGGGCCCGTTCCGCGTGCAGCAGGCCGGCTGGCCCGAACGCACCGCCGAGCGGCTGACGCTGGCCGAGCAGTGGGCCCGCTGA